The following coding sequences lie in one Phragmites australis chromosome 8, lpPhrAust1.1, whole genome shotgun sequence genomic window:
- the LOC133926698 gene encoding mitogen-activated protein kinase kinase kinase 18-like: MAMGVGEWTRGPAIGRGSSATVSLAVDRSTGAVFAVKSVEASRAGELRREQSILRGLSSPHVVRCVGYSGASSAAACDLFLEYAPGGSLADEIKRCGGRCEETLIRSRARDILRGLAHVHTAGLAHCDVKGRNVLIGADGRAMIADFGCARRVALDVSGGINGGRMRGGTPMFMAPEAARGEEQGTAADIWALGCTVIEMATGGAPWPRFVDPIAALHHVAFSSEVPESPHWLSEDGKDFLARCFRRDPRQRWTAEQLLEHRFVATAASSSSNSIPRNSEKDMFTSPKCVLDQALWGESTADTDAATTPIDRLRALAAGAPVVPDWTWDANWITVHRGEGEHPMPPELEADTSNDPLVRSSAAASVSGLPTAEEEASHGHGNFYGDAISSCSGDSTDNFCGGNHVVSDCNLAITSNGFFHRCSVTFVFLVPAGNLRFSCSVFFFFCSFFSLTFLSQLYNQQCATSS, from the coding sequence ATGGCAATGGGCGTCGGGGAGTGGACGCGGGGGCCGGCCATCGGGCGGGGCTCCTCGGCCACCGTGTCGCTCGCCGTCGACCGAAGCACGGGCGCCGTCTTCGCGGTCAAGTCCGTGGAGGCCTCCCGTGCGGGGGAGCTCCGGCGGGAGCAGAGCATCCTCCGCGGCCTCAGCTCGCCCCATGTCGTGCGGTGCGTGGGCTACTCCGGCGCTTCGTCGGCGGCGGCTTGCGACCTGTTCCTGGAGTACGCGCCCGGCGGGTCGCTCGCCGACGAGATCAAGCGTTGCGGCGGGCGGTGCGAGGAGACCCTGATCCGGTCAAGGGCGCGCGACATCCTGCGCGGGCTGGCGCACGTCCACACCGCGGGGCTCGCGCACTGCGACGTCAAGGGACGGAACGTGCTCATCGGCGCCGACGGCCGTGCCATGATCGCCGACTTCGGGTGCGCGCGCCGAGTGGCCCTGGATGTCAGCGGCGGCATTAACGGCGGGAGGATGAGAGGCGGAACACCGATGTTCATGGCCCCCGAGGCCGCGCGGGGCGAGGAGCAGGGGACGGCGGCCGACATCTGGGCACTCGGGTGCACGGTCATCGAGATGGCCACAGGCGGCGCGCCGTGGCCGCGGTTCGTCGACCCAATCGCTGCGCTCCACCACGTCGCGTTCTCCAGCGAGGTCCCGGAGTCCCCCCATTGGTTGTCGGAGGATGGCAAGGACTTCTTGGCCAGGTGTTTCAGGCGGGACCCAAGGCAGAGGTGGACGGCAGAGCAGCTGCTCGAACACCGGTTCGTGGCCACCGCCGCCTCGtcctcatccaattcaatcccAAGGAACAGCGAAAAGGATATGTTCACGTCCCCCAAGTGCGTCCTTGATCAGGCCTTGTGGGGCGAATCGACGGCGGACACCGACGCGGCCACGACGCCAATTGACAGACTCCGTGCACTGGCCGCCGGCGCGCCGGTCGTGCCGGACTGGACCTGGGACGCGAACTGGATCACGGTCCATCGCGGCGAAGGCGAGCACCCAATGCCGCCGGAGCTGGAGGCAGACACAAGCAATGATCCCCTCGTCCGGAGCTCTGCTGCCGCGAGCGTCAGTGGCCTCCCAACAGCCGAGGAGGAAGCTTCACATGGCCATGGCAATTTTTACGGCGATGCGATTAGTAGCTGTAGTGGGGATTCCACTGACAACTTTTGCGGTGGTAATCATGTGGTTAGCGATTGTAACCTTGCAATCACAAGCAATGGATTCTTTCATAGATGTTCTGTTACTTTTGTTTTTCTAGTCCCAGCTGGCAACTTACGTTTCTCAtgttcggtttttttttttttttgctcttttttctctcttacTTTTTTATCCCAATTATACAACCAACAATGTGCGACTTCAAGCTAG